The Metabacillus schmidteae genome has a segment encoding these proteins:
- a CDS encoding dihydrolipoamide acetyltransferase family protein, producing the protein MMATDVLMPKLGLTMTSGNVDEWYKKEGEPVKKGEPICTISSEKLTMEVEAPADGVLVKVIAHQGAEVPVKEVIGIVAQEGETPQSQPVEQSPEAKLERNEKEQKNVIPAEKPIESHTGRIFVSPLARKLAKEKNINLSLVKGTGGNNRITRRDIEAYEISSSKEVAPAVEIHSFPVNTADRNLGTGLTGMRKIIAKRMRNSLAQSAQLTIHRKADLTAFMMFKENIKNHLTETEIAGSLSLTVCVAKATILALKEYPEMNSWYETDTNGFQTFEEVHLGMATAISVGLLVPVIRNAHQMSLKELSGNITKTTQAAREGSLANDLVTGSTFTLTNLGQSGVEYFTPILNTPESGILGVGSLQDKLTLDKEGQVIQSKELPLSLTFDHQIIDGTPAAEFLERIIYYLENPYLLVL; encoded by the coding sequence ATGATGGCAACAGATGTTTTAATGCCTAAGTTAGGGTTAACGATGACGAGTGGAAATGTGGATGAATGGTACAAAAAAGAAGGCGAACCTGTTAAAAAGGGAGAACCGATCTGCACGATTAGTTCTGAAAAATTAACGATGGAAGTTGAAGCACCAGCAGATGGGGTGTTAGTAAAAGTCATTGCCCATCAGGGGGCTGAAGTACCAGTTAAAGAAGTAATAGGAATTGTGGCTCAAGAAGGTGAAACACCCCAATCTCAGCCTGTCGAACAATCCCCGGAAGCCAAATTAGAAAGGAACGAAAAAGAACAGAAGAATGTGATTCCGGCCGAAAAACCAATCGAATCGCACACTGGACGTATTTTTGTGAGTCCACTTGCTAGGAAATTAGCAAAAGAGAAGAATATTAATCTTTCTTTGGTTAAAGGTACAGGTGGAAATAATCGGATTACTAGAAGAGATATAGAGGCTTACGAAATTTCTTCTTCTAAGGAAGTAGCTCCTGCGGTGGAAATCCATTCTTTCCCGGTGAACACAGCCGACCGAAATCTTGGTACTGGACTCACGGGAATGCGTAAGATTATTGCCAAAAGAATGAGAAATAGTTTAGCGCAATCAGCCCAATTGACGATCCATCGAAAAGCTGACTTAACTGCATTTATGATGTTTAAAGAGAATATAAAAAATCATCTTACCGAAACAGAAATTGCTGGTAGTCTTAGTCTAACTGTTTGTGTTGCCAAAGCAACAATTCTAGCATTAAAAGAATATCCTGAAATGAATAGCTGGTATGAAACGGACACGAATGGTTTCCAGACCTTTGAAGAAGTCCATCTTGGAATGGCAACGGCCATATCTGTTGGCCTGCTGGTACCCGTTATTCGGAATGCTCACCAAATGAGCTTAAAGGAGTTAAGCGGAAACATCACAAAGACTACGCAAGCTGCACGAGAAGGTAGCCTTGCAAACGATCTAGTAACGGGATCAACATTTACCTTGACGAATCTAGGACAAAGCGGTGTCGAATACTTTACTCCAATTTTAAATACACCTGAATCTGGTATTTTAGGAGTAGGAAGTCTTCAAGACAAACTTACCTTGGATAAAGAAGGCCAAGTGATTCAGAGCAAAGAACTGCCATTAAGCTTAACGTTTGATCATCAAATTATTGATGGGACCCCGGCCGCTGAGTTTCTGGAAAGAATAATCTACTATTTAGAGAATCCTTATTTACTTGTATTATAG
- a CDS encoding AraC family transcriptional regulator produces the protein MKHLFEQIDLKPFNWVYRRVSEENFEGFYHWHQGCELLFVYRGQGRVIVNQQTYDIKKGMLFFFQPFQLHKVHVEVSPKTPYERSIIHFDPLTLGKNTSQIFPGLNALLNQLQNGVNEPQAFNLEDSYQYIYEACEIFNKSLHTSNWEEDSQLFLMQLLSCIRSKIHNIDLNSSFHSNYRSLYYSEKIMQWIEEHYMEPFDLGQLSDDLHLSKSYVSRIFKRETGSSLTEYLTIRRMKQACQLLQVTKKPIELISESVGFGSVSYFIQLFKKMIGTTPHQYRLYHQVNYK, from the coding sequence ATGAAGCATTTATTTGAACAAATTGACCTAAAGCCTTTTAATTGGGTCTATCGCAGGGTTTCTGAAGAAAATTTTGAAGGGTTTTATCATTGGCATCAAGGCTGTGAATTATTATTTGTCTATCGTGGACAAGGACGTGTCATTGTGAACCAGCAGACGTATGATATCAAAAAAGGGATGCTTTTCTTTTTCCAACCCTTTCAATTGCATAAAGTCCATGTTGAAGTTTCCCCGAAAACTCCCTATGAACGAAGTATCATACACTTTGATCCACTTACACTCGGGAAGAACACTTCACAAATATTCCCTGGTCTTAATGCCCTCTTAAACCAATTACAAAACGGTGTAAATGAACCTCAAGCATTTAATTTAGAAGATTCTTATCAGTACATTTATGAAGCATGTGAGATATTTAATAAATCATTACATACCAGCAACTGGGAGGAAGACAGTCAGCTTTTTCTCATGCAATTGTTGTCATGTATCCGATCAAAGATACACAATATTGATCTAAATTCATCCTTTCATAGTAACTACCGTTCACTTTACTATTCGGAAAAAATCATGCAATGGATTGAAGAGCATTATATGGAGCCGTTTGACTTGGGACAATTGTCAGATGATCTCCATTTATCAAAATCATATGTCTCAAGGATTTTCAAACGCGAAACCGGAAGCAGCTTAACAGAATATCTTACCATTCGGAGAATGAAGCAGGCATGTCAATTGCTACAGGTCACTAAGAAACCTATTGAATTAATTAGTGAGAGTGTGGGCTTTGGGAGTGTTTCCTACTTTATTCAGTTATTTAAGAAGATGATTGGGACGACTCCACATCAGTATAGGCTTTATCATCAGGTGAATTATAAATAG